The proteins below are encoded in one region of Oncorhynchus nerka isolate Pitt River linkage group LG15, Oner_Uvic_2.0, whole genome shotgun sequence:
- the LOC115127662 gene encoding filaggrin-2-like produces the protein MPDHQSGQKDSTMESLNLHFASPNNNNNDLDIDSYSNYSESLPPLSPRPGDDDVPRRQTKGGSKNSMSSRRKREFISDEKKDASYWEKRRKNNEAAKRSREKRRMNDMVLENRVMALNDENSRLKTELLQLKLRFGLISTASYMEKSQQLSNIGNGQSSAGNPYFSSSGYSSACGNTLLNSDSSEAEQSTRGERHTPLPKYSPRGSLSDGCMSDDSSSPEPMGYEIKMESNDTDMDAGLPTGISFNGGHQHRSQEADCAMDFHHNHQNNSRQESASPAPQQVAAPAQRSVIQMYRSPSSSYMESQNQRQAEDMEQQQSQVQQSRQSENTETITEEVQRYRAREEQQRHQETQRSQYSPYQTQDGGHKEGFAPELLHHSREEGNKSSHSSNQHHINNAYLSTLDEEEPPVLTYEGGPRAGEGFYTESHSGKDTSSSDGDQRSSDKEGGSTSDDESPSSSSSEVGSYNQRATSQMSVPQSQSGDDQATYLPHKLRLKYRALSNQGEVPNRSPASSTSPPPSHPQHPYLALPSNHQHGGHSNGENKEAGNESEFC, from the coding sequence ATGCCAGATCACCAATCTGGTCAAAAGGACTCAACAATGGAAAGCCTGAATCTTCACTTTGCAtctcccaacaacaacaacaacgacctGGACATAGACTCATACTCTAACTACAGCGAGAGCCTCCCGCCACTGTCTCCCAGACCCGGTGACGATGACGTCCCGCGCCGCCAGACCAAAGGCGGCTCAAAGAACAGCATGTCCAGCCGTCGCAAGCGGGAGTTCATCTCCGACGAAAAGAAGGACGCCTCCTACTGGGAGAAGCGGCGCAAGAACAACGAGGCGGCCAAGCGttccagagagaagaggaggatgaacgACATGGTGCTGGAGAACCGTGTGATGGCGCTGAATGATGAGAACAGCCGTCTGAAGACGGAACTCCTGCAGCTGAAGCTTCGCTTCGGCCTCATCAGCACTGCTTCCTACATGGAGAAGAGCCAGCAGCTCTCCAACATCGGAAACGGACAGTCCAGTGCTGGTAACCCCTACTTCTCCAGTAGCGGGTACTCCAGTGCCTGTGGTAACACTCTGCTGAACTCCGACTCGTCCGAAGCAGAACAGTCCACCAGAGGGGAACGCCACACCCCACTCCCAAAATACTCCCCAAGAGGATCCCTCTCCGACGGGTGCATGTCTGACGACTCTTCCAGCCCTGAGCCCATGGGCTATGAGATCAAGATGGAGTCCAACGACACTGACATGGATGCTGGTCTCCCCACTGGGATCTCCTTCAACGGTGGCCACCAACACAGGTCCCAAGAGGCCGACTGTGCCATGGACTTCCACCACAACCACCAGAACAACTCCCGCCAGGAGTCTGCCAGCCCAGCACCCCAGCAGGTAGCGGCCCCAGCCCAGAGGAGTGTGATACAGATGTACCGCTCCCCCAGCTCCTCCTATATGGAGAGCCAGAACCAGAGGCAAGCAGAGGACATGGAACAACAACAGTCCCAGGTCCAACAAAGCAGACAGTCTGAGAACACAGAGACCATCACAGAGGAGGTCCAAAGGTACAGAGCCCGCGAGGAGCAGCAAAGACATCAGGAGACACAGAGAAGCCAGTACAGCCCTTATCAGACCCAAGATGGAGGCCACAAGGAAGGATTCGCCCCAGAGCTCCTCCACCACAGTAGAGAAGAAGGCAACAAGTCAAGCCACTCCTCCAACCAGCACCACATCAACAACGCCTATCTCAGTACCCTGGATGAGGAGGAGCCCCCAGTGCTCACTTACGAGGGCGGCCCCAGGGCCGGAGAGGGCTTCTACACAGAGTCCCACTCTGGGAAAGACACTTCGTCCAGTGATGGTGATCAAAGGAGCTCAGACAAAGAAGGTGGTTCCACTAGCGATGACGAGTCACCATCATCTTCCTCTTCCGAGGTCGGAAGCTACAACCAGAGGGCGACATCACAGATGTCGGTGCCACAGAGTCAGAGTGGAGACGATCAGGCCACCTACCTGCCCCACAAGCTCCGCCTGAAATACAGAGCGCTGTCCAATCAGGGGGAGGTGCCAAACAGAAGCCCCGCCTCCTCCACATCCCCCCCGCCCTCTCATCCCCAGCATCCCTACCTGGCCCTGCCTAGCAACCACCAACATGGCGGCCATAGCAATGGGGAAAACAAAGAGGCAGGGAACGAGTCAGAATTCTGCTAG